The Ooceraea biroi isolate clonal line C1 chromosome 11, Obir_v5.4, whole genome shotgun sequence genome includes a region encoding these proteins:
- the LOC105274611 gene encoding JNK1/MAPK8-associated membrane protein: MMNALTRCPGLYCGRELLPDGNWSDCGACPRGFRANASSACVPCDDTPIFYDWLYLGFMALLALVLHWFSIDMVSMRRNIPKEVIVLHLSALLEVVLASLIVLQVTEPIGEFTIKSCKAKRLSDWYTLLHNPSPNYEATLHCTQEAVYPLYTMVFVFYALGIILMLLIRPIIAKKFMPKQGKFSIYAALYFYPILALLHAVGGGLIYYSFPYITIILSVLSNAAHFAFKLNQTMKSLLLSSVSDIKNVIVILGHWLLHGYGVIAVATLRGLSIHPVMLTLVPLPALFYILTARFTDPHKLHIE; this comes from the exons ATGATGAACGCGCTCACGCGATGTCCCGGCCTGTATTGCGGCAGGGAGCTCCTGCCAGACGGGAATTGGAGCGATTGCGGCGCCTGTCCGCGCGGCTTTCGCGCCAATGCCTCGTCGGCGTGCGTGCCCTGCGACGACACGCCGATATTCTACGACTGGCTTTATCTCGGCTTCATGGCTCTGCTGGCCCTGGTGCTGCATTGGTTTTCCATCGACATGGTCTCCATGCGTCGGAACATACCCAAAGAGGTGATAGTTCTGCACCTGTCTGCATTGCTCGAGGTAGTACTGGCATCTCTCATAGTACTGCAAGTGACAGAGCCCATTGGAGAGTTCACCATAAAATCGTGCAAGGCGAAAAGACTGTCGGATTGGTACACGTTACTGCACAATCCCAGTCCCAATTATGAAGCGACCCTACATTGCACGCAGGAGGCAGTTTATCCCTT GTACACCATGGTTTTTGTCTTCTATGCTTTAGGTATAATCCTTATGTTACTAATAAGGCCAATAATAGCCAAGAAATTCATGCCGAAACAAGGCAAGTTCTCCATTTACGCCGCGTTGTACTTCTACCCAATCCTTGCGCTGCTTCATGCCGTGGGTGGAGGTCTCATAT ATTATTCTTTTCCCTATATTACTATCATCCTGTCGGTTTTGTCAAATGCGGCGCACTTTGCATTCAAGTTGAACCAAACGATGAAATCGCTATTACTGAGCTCCGTCTCAGACATAAAGAACGTGATAGTCATCCTGGGCCATTGGTTGTTACATGGATATGGAGTGATTGCGGTGGCGACTCTTCGTGGACTTAGCATTCATCCCGTAATGTTGACCCTAGTTCCATTACCTGCATTGTTTTATATTCTAACAGCGAGATTTACCGATCCCCATAAGCTCCACATTGAATAA
- the LOC105274606 gene encoding peptidoglycan recognition protein, with translation MVCPTSCKANDSVTDKSDAEQASKNQQNINTETQWRWIWIHLMICIVCIICTTLLTYVIVSWAFSEYFPRNCEAVEHLPDLSERGVSISQGNCSTEGKQTTLADTTDVSIVGKDEWGGKPPSEPLKELELPVPYVIISHTATDFCTTKSECSSHVRRTQSFHMEDYNWSDIGYNFMAGGDGRIYVGRGWGYVGAHSFGYNNRGIGISFIGTFNSVVPPRAQLDAVQKLIQLGVETGKLSSNYTLLGQRQITETLSPGDALYEIIKKWPHWSLNP, from the exons ATGGTTTGTCCTACCAGCTGCAAAGCTA ATGATTCAGTGACCGATAAAAGTGATGCTGAGCAAGCATCTAAGAATCAGCAGAATATCAATACTG AAACGCAGTGGAGATGGATATGGATACATCTGATGATATGCATCGTATGCATCATATGTACGACACTCTTAACGTACGTTATCGTATCATGGGCATTTTCCGAATACTTTCCTCGTAATTGCGAAGCTGTTGAGCATTTGCCCGATTTGAGCGAACGTGGCGTATCAATATCTCAAGGAAATTGTTCAACTGAAGGAAAACAAACAACATTAGCAG ATACCACAGATGTCTCAATTGTCGGGAAGGACGAATGGGGTGGCAAGCCACCCTCGGAGCCCTTAAAAGAGTTAGAATTACCGGTACCCTATGTGATCATCAGCCACACCGCCACGGACTTTTGCACAACGAAGAGCGAATGCTCGTCCCACGTGAGACGTACGCAAAGCTTTCACATGGAGGACTATAACTGGTCCGACATCGGTTATAATTTTATGGCGGGCGGCGACGGACGCATTTACGTCGGTAGGGGTTGGGGTTACGTCGGTGCTCATAGTTTTGGCTACAACAACAGAGGCATCGGTATCTCTTTTATCGGTACGTTCAACTCTGTCGTGCCACCGAGAGCGCAATTGGACGCGGTACAGAAACTGATACAACTCGGCGTCGAGACCGGTAAGCTCTCGTCCAATTATACATTGTTGGGACAACGACAAATTACGGAGACCCTGAGTCCCGGAGATGCTCTGTACGAGATCATTAAGAAGTGGCCGCATTGGTCACTGAATCCTTGA
- the LOC105274610 gene encoding serine/threonine-protein phosphatase 2A 56 kDa regulatory subunit epsilon isoform, producing the protein MSSGTFVDRIDPFAKRSLKKKSKKSQGSSRYRNSQDVELQQLPLLKDCNAAEQEELFIKKLRQCCVAFDFMDPMADLKGKEIKRSTLNELVEYITAGRGVLTEPIYPETIKMVSANLFRTLPPSENPDFDPEEDDPTLEASWPHLQLVYEVFLRFLESSDFQPAIGKKVIDQKFVLQLLDLFDSEDPRERDFLKTVLHRIYGKFLGLRAFIRKQINNIFLRFVYETEHFNGVGELLEILGSIINGFALPLKVEHKQFLVKVLLPLHKVKCLSLYHAQLAYCVVQFLEKDASLTEPVVRGLLKFWPKTCSQKEVMFLGEIEEILDVIEPSQFVKIQEPLFRQIARCVSSPHFQVAERALYFWNNEYIMSLIEENNHVIMGIMFPALYRISKEHWNQTIIALVYNVLKTFMEMNSKLFDELTASYKSERQKEKKREKERDELWKKLSELEIERRNALERNALTATSNNPVPATNTPTTRARP; encoded by the exons ATGTCGTCAGGGACTTTTGTGGACCGGATAGACCCCTTCGCTAAGCGATCCCTCAAGAAAAAATCCAAGAAGTCGCAGGGATCCTCCCGCTACCGCAACTCGCAGGATGTGGAGCTCCAGCAGTTGCCACTGCTCAAAG attgcaatgctgcagaacaggaagaattatttatcaagaaGCTCCGCCAATGCTGCGTGGCGTTTGATTTTATGGATCCAATGGCTGATCTCAAAGGCAAGGAAATTAAACGGAGTACGCTCAATGAATTGGTGGAATATATCACAGCGGGACGAGGTGTTCTTACTGAGCCCATTTATCCAGAAACCATTAAGATG GTGTCTGCAAATTTATTCCGAACGTTGCCACCTAGTGAAAACCCGGATTTTGATCCCGAAGAGGACGATCCAACTCTGGAGGCTAGTTGGCCCCATCTTCAGTTGGTTTACGAAGTCTTCCTCCGTTTTCTCGAGTCTTCAGATTTCCAGCCTGCCATTGGCAAAAAAGTTATTGACCAAAAATTCGTGTTACAG TTATTGGATTTATTTGATTCGGAAGATCCAAGGGAAAGGGATTTCCTGAAAACTGTTTTGCATCGTATTTATGGCAAGTTCCTAGGTCTTAGAGCCTTTATACGCAAACAAATAAACAACATTTTTCTGAG gTTTGTGTATGAAACGGAACATTTTAACGGAGTTGGTGAATTACTTGAAATTTTGGGTAGCATTATTAACGGATTTGCTCTTCCCTTAAAAGTTGAGCACAAGCAATTTTTGGTTAAG GTGCTGTTACCACTACATAAAGTGAAATGTTTATCACTATATCATGCGCAATTAGCTTATTGTGTGGTGCAATTTTTGGAAAAGGATGCGTCTTTAACAGAACCAGTCGTACGAGGCCTGCTTAAGTTCTGGCCTAAAACGTGTAGCCAGAAAGAAGTGATGTTCCTTGGCGAAATCGAAGAAATACTGGACGTTATAGAACCTAGCCAATTTGTTAAAATACAAGAACCTTTATTCAGGCAAATTGCACGCTGCGTATCTTCACCACATTTTCAg GTCGCGGAGAGAGCATTGTACTTTTggaataatgaatatataatgTCTCTAATTGAGGAAAACAATCATGTAATAATGGGGATTATGTTTCCAGCATTGTACAGAATTAGCAAGGAACATTGGAATCAGACGATCATAGCTCTTGTTTATAATGTTTTAAAGACATTTATGGAGATGAACAGCAAGCTCTTTGATGAACTTACTGCCAGCTATAAGTCTGAGAGGCAAAA agaaaagaagagagagaaggagagggacGAATTGTGGAAGAAACTGAGCGAATTGGAGATAGAACGACGTAATGCTCTCGAACGTAATGCTCTTACAGCTACCTCCAATAATCCAGTTCCTGCCACCAACACACCTACGACACGAGCCCGCCCCTGA